One Corynebacterium efficiens YS-314 DNA segment encodes these proteins:
- a CDS encoding Lrp/AsnC family transcriptional regulator produces the protein MSPSPTLDPLQRRIIGALQVDPRAPWRKIARALGEAERTVARHGTELLATNRVTVAGIENRQAAIITSFTCTPGASRMACEAVAQRPDTSYAYLTTGPTDVVTELHYDGDPTDILINQLPATPGTSHYATYPVLKYFKTIRGWRAGVLADEEMAALASPYGDDQPYWDHDGEVDETDRAIIAALKEDGRASLESMARRVGLSESSVSRRLDWLLRHTRVTIRALVEPSLMGLPVEAQLWVQTTPQSVEAIGHQLAGLPQVRYCAAIAGDFQLLVDVTLPNQRALYDFLSNKAWNAGATRIRSAVVVRARKRGGRLFDIS, from the coding sequence ATGTCCCCCTCCCCCACCCTGGATCCACTGCAGCGCCGGATCATCGGTGCCCTCCAGGTGGATCCCCGGGCCCCCTGGCGGAAAATCGCCCGGGCGCTCGGGGAGGCAGAACGCACCGTCGCCAGGCACGGCACCGAACTCCTGGCCACCAACCGGGTGACGGTGGCCGGCATCGAGAACCGTCAGGCCGCGATCATCACCTCCTTCACCTGCACCCCCGGTGCCAGCCGGATGGCGTGCGAGGCCGTGGCGCAACGCCCCGACACCTCCTACGCCTATCTGACCACCGGGCCCACCGACGTGGTCACCGAGCTGCATTACGACGGCGATCCGACCGACATCCTCATCAACCAGCTCCCCGCCACGCCGGGCACCTCGCATTACGCCACCTACCCGGTGCTGAAATACTTCAAGACCATCCGCGGCTGGCGGGCCGGGGTGCTTGCCGACGAAGAGATGGCCGCCCTTGCGAGTCCCTATGGAGACGACCAGCCCTACTGGGACCATGACGGCGAGGTGGATGAAACAGACCGGGCGATCATCGCAGCGCTGAAGGAGGACGGTCGCGCCAGCCTGGAATCCATGGCGCGCCGGGTGGGCCTGAGTGAGAGTTCGGTGTCCCGGCGTCTGGACTGGCTGCTCCGCCACACCCGCGTGACCATCCGCGCGCTGGTGGAACCCAGCCTCATGGGGTTGCCGGTGGAGGCCCAGCTGTGGGTGCAGACCACCCCACAGTCGGTGGAGGCCATCGGACACCAGCTGGCCGGTCTCCCCCAGGTTCGTTACTGCGCCGCGATCGCCGGTGACTTCCAGCTGCTGGTGGATGTCACCCTGCCCAATCAGCGGGCGCTCTACGATTTCCTGTCCAACAAGGCGTGGAATGCCGGTGCCACCCGGATCCGTTCCGCGGTGGTGGTCCGGGCCCGCAAACGCGGTGGTCGGCTCTTCGACATCTCCTGA
- a CDS encoding glycerophosphodiester phosphodiesterase, whose protein sequence is MKIIAHRGLSSQYPELTASAFRAALELPIHGVETDVRLTRCGEVVCIHDPVISRVSDGFGRVSAMSLEQLLEYNFGTKDAPEKVLTLNNLLDIMEDYPDQHLYIESKHPMRYSIMLEEEIVKILRYRGLTEDPRIHFISFSLPAIHWMGKLAPQIDRIHLRRSWERWLNPTDRRLGSPTGLGLSIERAKMSPGLIGRRGLPTYLFTVDREKDWQWAYDRGVEMLTTNFPGEAAEFLAEYLGDAPAAALYADVHGKEE, encoded by the coding sequence ATGAAGATCATCGCGCACCGGGGATTGTCCTCCCAGTACCCGGAGCTGACCGCCTCTGCCTTCCGCGCAGCTCTCGAGCTGCCCATCCATGGTGTGGAGACCGATGTCCGCCTCACCCGGTGCGGGGAGGTGGTGTGTATCCATGATCCGGTGATCAGCAGGGTCTCCGATGGTTTCGGCCGGGTGTCCGCGATGAGTCTGGAGCAGCTGCTGGAGTACAACTTCGGCACGAAGGATGCCCCGGAGAAGGTGCTCACCCTCAATAATCTGCTGGACATCATGGAGGACTACCCGGACCAGCACCTCTACATCGAGTCCAAGCACCCGATGCGGTATTCCATCATGCTGGAGGAGGAGATCGTCAAGATCCTGCGCTACCGCGGTCTCACCGAGGATCCCCGCATCCACTTCATCTCCTTCTCCCTGCCTGCCATCCACTGGATGGGCAAACTCGCCCCGCAGATCGATCGCATCCACCTGCGCCGGTCCTGGGAGCGGTGGCTCAACCCGACGGACCGTCGCCTCGGCAGTCCGACCGGTCTGGGCCTGTCCATCGAACGGGCGAAAATGAGCCCCGGGCTCATCGGCCGGCGCGGGTTGCCCACCTATCTGTTCACCGTGGACAGGGAGAAGGACTGGCAGTGGGCGTATGACCGCGGGGTGGAGATGCTCACCACCAACTTCCCCGGTGAGGCTGCGGAGTTTCTGGCGGAGTATCTGGGCGATGCGCCCGCCGCCGCCCTGTACGCTGATGTCCATGGCAAAGAAGAATAA
- a CDS encoding DUF5058 family protein, translated as MPDMPEATILIALGDPNSTDIWALANTPVLWLCALGVFAIICVQTVLYIRAARVAAPAVGMPISELKQSFRAGAVASIGPSLAVVLVAIALLALFGTPAVLVRIGLIGSAQAEVGSASAAAMSMGAELGSGSYTQQVFAVAFMVMSLSGAMWMLCALILTPILKRGGKTLATRSPVAMALIPAAALLGAFSALAVGEMPKSSIHLILVVVSGGVMALCLLLARNFNLTWLREWALGFAIIISLVAAYFLHTT; from the coding sequence ATGCCTGACATGCCTGAAGCGACAATCCTGATCGCGCTCGGTGATCCGAACTCCACGGATATCTGGGCCCTGGCCAACACCCCGGTGCTGTGGCTCTGCGCCCTCGGGGTGTTCGCCATCATCTGTGTGCAGACCGTCCTGTATATCCGCGCCGCCCGGGTTGCCGCCCCGGCGGTGGGGATGCCCATCAGCGAACTCAAACAGTCCTTCCGTGCCGGTGCGGTCGCCTCGATCGGGCCGTCCCTGGCGGTGGTGCTGGTGGCCATCGCCCTGCTCGCACTGTTCGGCACCCCGGCGGTCCTGGTGCGCATCGGCCTGATCGGTTCCGCGCAGGCGGAGGTTGGTTCGGCCAGCGCCGCGGCGATGTCGATGGGGGCGGAACTCGGTAGTGGCAGCTACACCCAGCAGGTATTCGCCGTGGCCTTCATGGTGATGAGCCTGTCCGGGGCCATGTGGATGTTGTGCGCCCTGATCCTCACACCGATCCTCAAGCGCGGAGGGAAGACCCTGGCCACCAGGAGTCCGGTGGCCATGGCGCTGATCCCCGCCGCGGCACTCCTGGGTGCCTTCTCCGCGCTGGCGGTGGGGGAGATGCCCAAATCCTCAATCCACCTGATCCTGGTGGTCGTGTCGGGCGGGGTGATGGCCCTCTGTCTCCTGCTGGCCAGAAACTTCAACCTGACCTGGCTGCGGGAATGGGCGCTCGGCTTTGCGATCATCATCTCCCTCGTCGCCGCCTATTTCCTCCACACCACCTGA
- a CDS encoding LCP family protein, producing MDSRGQGDFARDSQGRPILDRYGRPVRARRQATQRPAPPRRASPPADSTRIFPAQPGPAAPRQQFPPQQMPPRPQNQPGPQAYQHPGHVGHVPQELPQVVNTQGPPPRQRRALPRIRLRPRGCLGSLFTMFAVILVLVGVVTLWADSQLNRVDATPETRVSNTAGTNWLLVGSDSRQGLSEEDIARLGTGGDIGVGRTDTIMVLHIPRSGEPTLLSIPRDSYVNIPGWGMDKINAAFTVGGPELLAQTVEESTGLRVDHYAEIGMGGLASMVDAVGGVEMCPAEPIQDPLANLDIQAGCQEFDGATALGYVRTRATAMGDLDRVVRQREFFSSLLNTATSPGTLLNPFRVFPMIGDAVGTFTVGEGDHVWHLARLALAMRGGTQTETVPIATFADYDVGNVVIWDDYAAEELFSSLR from the coding sequence ATGGATTCACGTGGACAGGGCGATTTCGCCCGTGACAGCCAGGGTCGGCCCATCCTCGACCGCTATGGCAGGCCGGTGCGGGCGCGTCGACAAGCAACGCAACGGCCGGCCCCGCCACGTCGCGCCTCCCCGCCGGCGGATTCCACCCGCATCTTCCCGGCGCAACCCGGACCGGCGGCCCCGCGTCAGCAGTTTCCGCCCCAGCAGATGCCGCCGCGGCCCCAGAACCAGCCCGGCCCGCAGGCCTACCAGCACCCGGGTCATGTCGGCCACGTTCCGCAGGAACTGCCGCAGGTGGTCAACACCCAGGGACCACCGCCACGTCAACGCCGTGCTCTGCCGCGGATCCGCCTGCGCCCACGGGGTTGCCTGGGTTCCCTGTTCACCATGTTCGCGGTCATCCTGGTGCTGGTCGGTGTGGTGACCCTGTGGGCTGATTCGCAGCTCAACCGCGTGGATGCCACCCCGGAGACCCGCGTGTCCAACACCGCCGGGACGAACTGGCTGCTCGTGGGCTCCGATTCACGACAGGGGCTGAGCGAGGAGGATATTGCCCGCCTGGGCACCGGAGGCGATATCGGGGTCGGACGCACCGACACCATCATGGTCCTGCACATCCCCCGCAGCGGCGAGCCGACCCTGCTGTCGATCCCGCGCGATTCCTATGTCAACATCCCCGGGTGGGGCATGGACAAGATCAACGCGGCCTTCACCGTCGGTGGCCCGGAGCTGCTGGCGCAGACCGTGGAGGAATCCACCGGCCTGCGCGTGGACCACTACGCGGAGATCGGCATGGGTGGGTTGGCCAGCATGGTCGATGCCGTCGGCGGGGTGGAGATGTGCCCGGCTGAGCCCATCCAGGATCCGCTGGCAAACCTGGACATCCAGGCCGGCTGCCAGGAGTTCGACGGGGCGACCGCGCTGGGTTATGTGCGCACCCGCGCCACCGCCATGGGTGACCTGGACCGGGTGGTGCGTCAGCGGGAGTTCTTCTCTTCCCTGCTGAACACCGCCACCTCCCCCGGCACGCTGCTCAACCCCTTCCGGGTCTTTCCCATGATCGGTGACGCCGTGGGCACCTTCACCGTCGGCGAGGGCGATCATGTCTGGCACCTGGCGCGCCTGGCCCTGGCCATGCGCGGCGGCACCCAGACCGAGACCGTCCCCATCGCCACCTTCGCGGATTATGACGTGGGAAATGTTGTCATTTGGGATGATTACGCGGCCGAGGAGCTGTTCAGCTCCCTGCGTTAA
- a CDS encoding pyruvate kinase — protein MGTFDHDHLQKLRHEVDDLLTELAQVTEANKAEIDKVAPTHYNGAINLLHYLHLRTRDLRDLQSALASIGSTRLTTTEPSVKARLKSARNVIGAYLGEGPIYPGRDVADAFSDADEILDEHAEILLGAPLEGTPSCIMVTLPTEAATDLEMVRGFAKSGMDLARINCAHDDETVWKQMIDNVHIVAEEAGREIRVAMDLGGPKVRTGEIAPGPEVGRARVTRLDTGKVLTPAKIWITPIPEEGTEPAPVPENLPGRPALAVQVDPDWFDKLSTGSVIGLTDTRGSRRSFTVVRTFDGAVLAEGYQNAYIANGTLLQHDYERTPVRGIPPVSQRINLKVGNRLFLTSEEVVYDPSAGHGRIPKISCTLPEAVGAIKVGHRVLFDDGSIAAVCIDRREHDGHHVVELEVTRARPQGVNLAAYKGINLPDSELPLPSLTEEDLRHLRFVAKHADIVNVSFIRDTGDVEYVLDALAQIAEETGEHDKIRELGLVLKIETIPGYENLAQIMLTGMRHENFGVMIARGDLAVELGFDRMAEVPQLIMALAEAAHIPTIFATQVLENMAKNGLPSRAEITDATLALRCECVMLNKGPHINDAIKVLSRMSKKLGASQRKSRMLLRRIRSWEEPDQQG, from the coding sequence ATGGGTACGTTTGATCACGATCATCTGCAGAAACTACGCCATGAGGTCGATGACCTGCTGACCGAGTTGGCACAGGTCACAGAGGCGAATAAGGCGGAGATCGACAAGGTGGCGCCGACGCACTACAACGGCGCGATCAACCTGCTCCACTACCTGCACCTGCGCACCCGGGATCTGCGTGATCTGCAGAGCGCCCTGGCCTCCATCGGATCGACCCGTCTGACCACCACCGAACCCAGCGTGAAGGCGCGCCTGAAATCCGCGCGCAATGTCATCGGCGCTTACCTGGGCGAGGGGCCCATCTATCCCGGCCGCGATGTCGCCGATGCCTTCTCCGATGCCGATGAGATCCTCGACGAGCACGCCGAGATCCTGCTTGGTGCGCCCCTCGAGGGCACCCCGTCTTGCATCATGGTCACCCTGCCGACCGAGGCGGCCACCGATCTGGAGATGGTCCGCGGGTTCGCCAAGAGTGGCATGGACCTGGCCCGCATCAACTGCGCCCACGATGATGAGACCGTGTGGAAGCAGATGATCGACAATGTCCACATCGTCGCCGAGGAGGCCGGCCGGGAGATCCGCGTGGCCATGGATCTGGGCGGCCCGAAGGTGCGCACCGGCGAGATCGCGCCGGGCCCCGAGGTCGGTCGTGCGCGTGTGACCCGCCTGGATACTGGCAAGGTGCTCACCCCCGCGAAGATCTGGATCACCCCGATCCCGGAGGAGGGCACCGAACCTGCGCCGGTTCCGGAGAATCTGCCCGGCCGCCCGGCGCTGGCGGTGCAGGTGGATCCCGACTGGTTCGATAAGCTCTCCACCGGCAGCGTCATCGGCCTGACCGACACCCGCGGCTCCCGCCGTTCCTTCACCGTCGTGCGCACCTTCGACGGCGCGGTGCTGGCTGAGGGGTACCAGAACGCCTACATCGCCAACGGCACGCTGCTCCAGCACGACTACGAGCGCACCCCGGTGCGTGGCATCCCGCCGGTGAGCCAGCGCATCAACCTCAAGGTGGGTAACCGCCTGTTCCTCACCTCCGAGGAGGTGGTCTACGACCCCTCGGCCGGCCACGGCCGCATCCCCAAGATCAGCTGCACCCTCCCGGAGGCGGTCGGGGCCATCAAGGTCGGTCACCGGGTGCTTTTCGACGACGGATCCATCGCCGCCGTCTGCATCGACCGCAGGGAACACGACGGCCACCACGTGGTCGAGCTGGAGGTCACCCGCGCCCGCCCGCAGGGCGTCAACCTGGCCGCCTACAAGGGCATCAACCTGCCCGATTCCGAACTGCCCCTGCCCAGCCTCACCGAGGAGGACCTCCGCCACCTGCGCTTCGTGGCCAAGCACGCCGATATTGTCAACGTCTCCTTCATCCGTGACACCGGTGATGTGGAGTATGTCCTCGACGCCCTCGCCCAGATCGCGGAGGAGACCGGTGAGCACGACAAGATTCGGGAGCTGGGCCTGGTGCTCAAGATCGAGACCATCCCCGGTTATGAGAACCTCGCCCAGATCATGCTCACCGGGATGCGGCACGAGAACTTCGGTGTGATGATCGCCCGCGGCGACCTCGCCGTGGAACTCGGTTTCGACCGCATGGCCGAGGTGCCGCAGCTGATCATGGCCCTGGCTGAAGCCGCCCACATTCCCACCATCTTCGCCACCCAGGTGCTGGAGAACATGGCCAAGAACGGCCTGCCGTCGCGCGCCGAGATCACCGACGCCACCCTGGCGCTGCGGTGTGAATGCGTCATGCTCAACAAGGGCCCACACATCAACGACGCCATCAAGGTGCTGTCCCGCATGAGCAAAAAACTCGGCGCCTCCCAGCGCAAGAGCCGCATGCTGCTGCGTCGCATCCGCAGCTGGGAGGAACCGGACCAGCAGGGTTAG
- a CDS encoding type II toxin-antitoxin system RelE/ParE family toxin — translation MVEIVASATFDRWLRKLKNRRAAARALVRIDRLAANNPGDVKPVGGGISELRIDYGPGCRVYFLRERDRLVLLLTGGDKSTQETDIKAAHAIADIWRRTQGVHE, via the coding sequence ATGGTTGAAATTGTCGCATCAGCGACATTCGACCGGTGGCTACGAAAGCTCAAGAATCGTCGCGCGGCTGCCCGCGCGCTCGTTCGAATCGACCGGTTAGCGGCTAATAACCCGGGAGACGTCAAACCAGTGGGCGGAGGCATCTCCGAGCTGCGGATCGACTACGGCCCCGGGTGCCGCGTGTACTTCTTGCGCGAACGGGACCGCCTGGTCTTGTTGCTGACCGGAGGAGACAAGTCAACCCAGGAAACCGACATCAAAGCCGCCCACGCCATCGCAGACATCTGGCGTCGCACCCAAGGAGTGCATGAATGA
- a CDS encoding addiction module antidote protein, with product MNTNTETFAPFDTANHLNTVEDVAAYLEAVIEDSDSDDDSTVIAQALGAIARSRNFSQIARQAGMSREGLYKALSADGNPSLATVIKVSHALGLRLRFEATA from the coding sequence ATGAACACCAACACCGAGACCTTCGCCCCCTTCGATACAGCGAACCATCTGAATACCGTCGAAGATGTCGCTGCCTACCTGGAGGCAGTCATTGAAGACAGCGATAGTGACGATGACTCGACGGTCATCGCCCAAGCACTGGGAGCTATCGCCCGGTCACGTAACTTCAGTCAAATCGCGCGACAAGCTGGAATGAGCCGCGAAGGTCTTTACAAGGCACTGTCCGCCGACGGTAACCCCAGTTTGGCCACCGTTATTAAGGTATCCCACGCCCTGGGACTTCGACTGCGCTTCGAGGCCACCGCCTGA
- a CDS encoding DUF5926 family protein, whose protein sequence is MAKKNKKNEQLPEGMSRRQAKMAARAAERAALEGEPRPFGGLAMEPQLVALQEFIPSATAPITIKGTDRAVTLCTVLPGAVAALIRDEEHGAEAFVAMQQGTRSTTPGKDLAFALNWVLSAAPGQSLTSAKHDGTQPALTELVDDKTTLDITPHQDFNWWLADNDDLSPEVTQHMQMANESILPSYPVDAEIPGTAWWVNPGGKAHIRWVRTDDENTLLNALARIAARGELILGEDTKFAGAFRTHGITVPVWDLDPERPHTDYATDLKALDEKIAGELGNDAQLTPDERRQLENIKSRQVTIR, encoded by the coding sequence ATGGCAAAGAAGAATAAGAAGAACGAACAACTGCCCGAGGGTATGAGCCGTCGTCAAGCAAAGATGGCTGCACGCGCCGCAGAGCGCGCCGCCCTGGAGGGTGAGCCCCGCCCGTTCGGGGGTCTGGCCATGGAGCCGCAGCTCGTTGCGCTGCAGGAATTCATTCCGTCGGCAACCGCACCGATCACTATCAAGGGCACCGACCGCGCGGTCACGCTGTGCACCGTTCTCCCGGGCGCCGTCGCCGCGCTGATCCGCGATGAGGAGCACGGCGCCGAGGCGTTCGTCGCCATGCAGCAGGGTACCCGCTCCACCACCCCGGGAAAGGACCTCGCGTTCGCGCTGAACTGGGTCTTAAGCGCCGCCCCCGGCCAGTCCCTGACCAGCGCGAAGCACGACGGTACGCAGCCGGCGCTCACCGAGCTTGTCGACGACAAGACCACCCTCGACATCACCCCGCACCAGGATTTCAACTGGTGGCTTGCTGACAATGATGACCTCTCCCCGGAGGTCACCCAGCACATGCAGATGGCCAATGAGTCCATCCTGCCGTCCTACCCCGTGGATGCCGAGATCCCCGGCACCGCCTGGTGGGTCAACCCCGGCGGCAAGGCCCACATCCGCTGGGTACGCACCGACGATGAGAACACCCTCCTCAACGCCCTCGCCCGCATCGCCGCACGCGGTGAACTGATCCTGGGTGAGGACACCAAGTTCGCCGGTGCCTTCCGCACCCACGGCATCACCGTCCCGGTCTGGGACCTCGACCCTGAGCGTCCCCACACCGATTACGCCACCGACCTGAAGGCTCTCGACGAGAAAATCGCGGGCGAGCTGGGCAACGATGCACAGCTCACCCCGGATGAGCGCCGTCAGCTGGAGAACATCAAGTCCCGCCAGGTGACCATCCGCTAG